The following proteins are co-located in the Barnesiella propionica genome:
- the mobA gene encoding conjugal transfer protein MobA, translating to METRRTNKGGRPALADPAKHRHVLYLNDRENARFLSQWEQSGVTSKSRFIAARLFGEPFRVVKVDKSAVEYCARLTEFYAQFRAVAVNYNQVVKALNSNFSEKKALAFLYKLEKATTELAVLNRQVIDLTNECRELWLPK from the coding sequence ATGGAAACAAGAAGAACCAACAAGGGCGGTCGCCCCGCCCTCGCAGACCCGGCGAAGCATCGCCATGTCCTTTACCTGAACGACCGGGAGAATGCCCGCTTCCTCTCGCAATGGGAGCAGTCGGGCGTCACGAGCAAGTCCCGTTTCATCGCCGCCCGGCTGTTCGGCGAGCCGTTCCGGGTGGTGAAAGTGGACAAATCGGCAGTAGAATATTGCGCCCGGCTGACCGAATTTTATGCCCAGTTCCGGGCGGTTGCGGTCAATTACAACCAAGTGGTAAAGGCTCTGAATAGTAACTTTTCGGAGAAAAAGGCACTGGCTTTTCTCTATAAACTGGAGAAAGCGACCACCGAACTGGCTGTGTTGAACCGTCAGGTTATCGACCTGACAAACGAGTGCAGGGAACTATGGTTGCCAAAATAA
- the mobB gene encoding conjugal transfer protein MobB, translating into MVAKISTGGNMFGALAYNQNKVDSGEAKVLFSNRMLLGEDGNFSIGECMRSFEMQMPVQLSTKKPILHISINPHPEDVLTDRQLSDIAKEYMRKLGYGDQPYLVYKHTDIDRHHIHIVGLRVDENGKPLNDKFEHRRSKQITRELEQKYNLHPAERKERAERPELKKVDYAAGDVKHQIGNTVKAACYGYRFQSFGEYKALLAAYNVCAEEVKGEINGKPYQGIVYSAMNDKGEKVGNPVKASRIGKSVGYEAVQRRMEKSGEAIKNGKLKERTRKIVATAMQTARSRKELERQLKKQGIDVVFRQNDNGRIYGVTFIDHDSRVVLNGSRLGKEYSANVFNERFSGETGKIHQSEVAAPQQDQPTHQEQPGFTPKADIVSGMASVLGAFGGLLGGGASGGDEPQDTDRQKRKKKKKRTRRIN; encoded by the coding sequence ATGGTTGCCAAAATAAGCACGGGCGGCAATATGTTCGGCGCACTGGCATACAACCAAAACAAGGTGGACAGCGGGGAAGCAAAGGTGCTTTTCTCCAACCGGATGCTGTTGGGCGAGGACGGGAATTTCTCTATCGGCGAGTGTATGCGCAGCTTTGAAATGCAGATGCCCGTCCAGCTATCCACCAAGAAGCCGATACTTCATATTTCCATAAACCCGCACCCGGAAGACGTGCTGACCGACCGGCAGCTTTCCGACATCGCCAAAGAGTATATGCGGAAGTTGGGCTATGGCGACCAGCCTTATCTGGTGTACAAGCATACCGACATCGACCGCCACCATATCCACATCGTGGGGTTGCGGGTGGACGAGAACGGCAAGCCGCTGAATGACAAGTTCGAGCATCGGCGCAGCAAGCAAATCACCCGTGAACTGGAGCAGAAATACAACCTGCACCCGGCAGAACGAAAGGAACGTGCCGAACGCCCCGAACTTAAAAAGGTGGACTATGCCGCCGGGGACGTGAAGCACCAAATCGGCAACACCGTGAAAGCGGCTTGCTATGGCTACCGCTTCCAGTCGTTCGGGGAGTACAAGGCTTTGCTTGCCGCTTACAACGTGTGCGCCGAGGAAGTCAAAGGCGAGATAAACGGCAAGCCCTATCAGGGCATTGTCTATTCCGCCATGAACGACAAGGGCGAAAAGGTGGGCAACCCGGTAAAGGCTTCCCGCATCGGCAAGTCGGTAGGTTATGAAGCGGTGCAGCGCAGAATGGAGAAATCGGGCGAAGCAATTAAGAACGGGAAACTGAAAGAGCGCACCCGGAAGATTGTAGCCACTGCCATGCAGACCGCCCGCAGCCGCAAGGAACTGGAACGACAGCTAAAGAAGCAGGGCATTGATGTGGTATTCCGTCAGAACGACAACGGGCGCATCTATGGCGTTACGTTCATCGACCACGACAGCCGGGTGGTGCTGAACGGTTCACGCTTGGGTAAGGAGTATTCGGCGAACGTGTTCAACGAACGTTTTTCGGGCGAAACCGGAAAGATACACCAGTCCGAAGTGGCAGCACCGCAGCAAGACCAGCCCACGCATCAGGAACAGCCGGGCTTCACGCCGAAAGCCGACATCGTTTCGGGCATGGCTTCCGTGCTGGGTGCTTTCGGCGGTTTGCTGGGCGGCGGTGCATCAGGCGGTGACGAGCCGCAGGACACCGACCGCCAAAAGAGAAAGAAGAAAAAGAAGCGCACAAGGCGCATCAACTAA
- the mobC gene encoding conjugal transfer protein MobC, translating into MQQEDDLRGLARVMDFMRAVSILFVGINVYWFCYSTLKEWGVTFEVIDKILWNFQRTTGLFSSILWTKLFSVVFLALSCIGTKGVKEEKITWAKIHCSLAAGVVLFFLNWWLLELPLPHTADTVFYIATLSAGYICMLMAGTWMSRLLKNNLMDDVFNTENESFQQETRLIENEYSVNLPTRFYYKKKWNNGYINVVNVFRASIVLGTPGSGKSYAVVNNYIKQQIEKGFALYLYDYKFPDLSEIAYNHLLNHLDGYKVKPKFYVINFDDPRKSHRCNPINASFMSDIADAYEASYTIMLNLNRSWISKQGDFFVESPIILLAAIIWYLRIYQGGRYCTFPHAIELLNKKYADVFTILRSYPELENYLSPFVDAWESSAVEQLQGQIASAKIPLSRMISPALYWVMTGDDFSLDINNPKEPKILVVGNNPDRQNIYSAALGLYNSRIVKLINKKGQLKSSVIIDELPTIYFRGLDNLIATARSNKVAVLLGFQDYSQLTRDYGDKESRVIQNTVGNVFSGQVVGETAKILSERFGKVLQKRQSMTINQREKSTSISTQMDSLIPASKISNLTQGMFVGAVADNFDERIEQKIFHCEIVVDNEKVKRETAHYVKLPQIIDFTDKDGNDRMQEEIQANYDRIRQEVRQIVEDEITRIKNDPELCHLIKEEE; encoded by the coding sequence ATGCAACAGGAAGATGATTTGAGAGGGCTTGCAAGGGTCATGGACTTTATGCGGGCTGTCAGTATTCTATTCGTGGGAATAAACGTGTACTGGTTCTGTTACTCCACCCTGAAAGAATGGGGAGTGACGTTTGAGGTGATAGACAAGATACTGTGGAACTTCCAGCGCACCACCGGGCTGTTCTCGTCTATCTTATGGACAAAACTATTTTCGGTGGTGTTCCTCGCCCTGTCGTGTATCGGCACTAAGGGCGTGAAAGAGGAAAAGATAACGTGGGCGAAGATACATTGCAGCCTTGCGGCGGGTGTCGTGTTGTTTTTCCTGAACTGGTGGCTGCTGGAACTTCCGCTGCCACATACGGCGGACACTGTGTTTTATATCGCCACGCTGTCGGCGGGCTATATCTGTATGCTCATGGCGGGTACGTGGATGTCCCGGTTATTGAAAAACAACCTCATGGATGATGTCTTTAATACCGAGAACGAAAGTTTCCAGCAGGAAACAAGGCTTATCGAGAACGAGTATTCTGTAAATCTGCCTACCCGGTTCTACTATAAGAAGAAGTGGAACAATGGCTATATTAACGTTGTAAACGTTTTTCGTGCGAGCATCGTGTTAGGAACGCCGGGCAGCGGGAAGTCATACGCAGTAGTAAATAATTACATAAAACAGCAAATCGAGAAAGGTTTTGCGCTCTACCTGTATGATTATAAGTTTCCTGACCTTTCGGAAATCGCTTACAATCATTTGCTTAACCACTTGGACGGCTACAAGGTCAAGCCGAAATTTTACGTTATCAACTTTGACGACCCACGCAAGAGCCACCGATGTAACCCTATAAACGCCAGCTTCATGTCGGACATTGCGGATGCTTATGAAGCCAGCTACACGATTATGCTTAACCTCAATCGAAGCTGGATAAGCAAGCAGGGCGACTTCTTCGTGGAAAGCCCGATTATCCTGCTTGCAGCCATTATTTGGTATTTGCGCATCTATCAAGGCGGCAGGTATTGCACGTTTCCCCATGCCATAGAACTGTTGAACAAGAAATACGCTGATGTATTCACGATTTTGCGCAGTTATCCCGAACTGGAAAATTACCTTTCCCCGTTCGTGGACGCTTGGGAAAGTTCGGCAGTTGAACAGTTGCAGGGGCAGATTGCCAGTGCAAAAATCCCGCTTTCAAGGATGATTTCACCCGCCCTTTACTGGGTAATGACGGGCGATGATTTTTCACTTGACATCAACAACCCGAAAGAGCCTAAAATACTGGTTGTCGGCAACAATCCTGACCGCCAAAATATCTACTCGGCAGCACTGGGATTATATAATTCCCGTATCGTGAAGCTGATAAACAAGAAAGGTCAGCTTAAAAGTTCGGTGATAATAGATGAATTACCAACTATATATTTTCGGGGGTTGGATAATTTGATTGCCACCGCCCGAAGCAACAAGGTTGCGGTTCTGTTAGGCTTTCAGGATTACAGCCAGCTTACCCGTGATTACGGGGACAAGGAAAGCCGGGTTATCCAAAATACTGTGGGTAACGTGTTCAGCGGTCAAGTAGTCGGTGAAACGGCGAAAATCCTTTCCGAGCGTTTCGGAAAGGTGTTGCAGAAACGGCAGAGCATGACGATAAACCAACGGGAAAAATCCACCTCGATAAGCACCCAAATGGACAGCCTGATACCCGCCAGCAAAATATCCAACCTCACGCAAGGTATGTTCGTGGGTGCTGTGGCGGACAACTTCGATGAACGGATAGAGCAGAAGATTTTCCACTGCGAAATCGTGGTGGACAACGAAAAGGTGAAGCGGGAAACCGCCCATTACGTGAAGTTGCCGCAGATTATCGACTTCACCGACAAGGACGGCAACGACCGGATGCAGGAGGAGATACAAGCCAACTATGACCGCATCCGTCAGGAAGTCAGGCAGATAGTCGAGGACGAGATAACCCGGATTAAGAACGACCCGGAGTTATGCCACTTGATTAAGGAGGAAGAATAG